From Punica granatum isolate Tunisia-2019 chromosome 1, ASM765513v2, whole genome shotgun sequence:
TTATGTTTGCACCATATATTTCACATATTAATTTCTATGTACTTGTTCTTCTGGTAGTAATATTAGTTCCAACATGGTACGCAAAAAATTGTTAGCTATAATCGTACATTAACAACACGACCCTGTGCAATATCTCTCAAGTTGTTTTTCTGTACGTTGTAACTCTGagtaatttttgttttgtttttagccaaaaaaaaatgtatctAGCTATTTATACTTTGATTTTGCTAAGTTGGTTCGAatacatattaatataaaaaatttaaattaacttTGTCCGCAGACAGCCAAACCAAAACACTATGTTTATGATACGAACACTTTTGGAAAAGCATATTTCTTCCACGGTGGAAATATATATTCACTAGtcataaatatacataataaaaatatatataaatctcgTACTTCATGTTGTAGTAAAATTCATGGGATGAAGCAAAGCAAGAGAGAACTGAGGTGGACAAGGTACTTTGAACATTTAACTATTACACTGATTACAGTATATAAATCTCAAAACCCTCTTGGGAATGGCAGCTTCCTGCCCCAAGTTTTCTTTTGTGGTTTCCCCAAGTTCTTGGCTTCCACTTCCCACAGAGAAAATTTTCTCTCGTCTTAATTAATTCCCCCATCTTCGGTACAGATTAATACGTACTGTATAGAGTCTACGCTTCCGACGCCATAAGCGAGAACCAGAAATTTTGATCTGAGTCTGCAAACGGTGAATAACAGTCGTAGACTTCAGGTAATGCTGTCAATTGATCTAAAGAAATAGGCGTCTTTTCACCTTTAAAGTTTCTTATTATCCATATGGTCGTTTCACAATGTATATTAATTCTAAACCCTCTGATGATGGGTACATTGTTAGATACCGCATCCTACACACCATGTCAGGATATATTCGTGTGTTATGCAGACCTTAATTTGTCACATTACATTAGCTTCTGTCTTCACAAAGTTGCCAGGTTCAATATGGACTGATCGATATGTTTCACTTCTGCTGCAGTTGTTAGGCAAGACCTTGCAGCCATTGTTTATTCTCGAGCATCGTCCTTTGGCCCTTTGGCTGTTTTGAGGTTTGTGTATATCTTATGTCTGCTTGAAGAAacgatttaaaaaaaaaaaagaaaaaaaaggacgggagagagagaaaaagaacatGTGCTCTGAATCTGAAGGCATCGTAAGCAGCTGCAGTGAGCAATGTCTGGGTTCAAAAGAAGTTGGGGAGTGCAGTGAcaatggtgaagaagaagaagaagaagaagaaggagaagaagatggcGACAACGAGTCCACCATGAGAAGCAGAGGCGGCAACAACCTCTTGTCCAGATTACTCCGGCGGTTCCCTGTCACCGAAAATCTCCGCAAACTGCCATTTGATGAggttcactctctctctctctctctctatctctcccTCTGTCCTTCCCTTCCGTGTAAAACTGAAGTGGAGTTCACTCCTGTGTATACCTAGGCCTTTATTTTTGGGGTTACATCTCAgcctttgatttttatttttattttgataaatgCCTTTGATTTACATATGCAAGAGAATAGGATTCTTGCAGATGCCACACATATATAAGGTAATTCTtcgtaattaattaatattaccTTTTTCAATGAGTTTACGAGTTGTTCTCCACCAACGATTGAAACTAGTATGGCTCGGACACTCTCTTCCTAGCCTGGCCATGAACTGTTTCTAGTGGGGTtccaaattaaataataatcaagttatttttttggccaacTTATAGAAGAGACATGCATATAATAGAGAtcccttttccattaaatgATGGTTTTGAAGAATCAAAGAAGATATTCTTTCCCAATTCGAACAATGAAAGTATGCCCATTTTAGGAATGTGATAGTGACATATATAAGAGAGTATTACACtatatatcaaaaaaaaaattctcaatcaCTATATATCAACTTAAATTCCAAAAGCTAATTTGTTGGTCATGtcatgaatttcaaaaatcaaaagaattaTTTGGGGAGGAGAAAAGGTATCTAAGCGCTCATTGGGTCAGAACTGAAGTCAAAGGACTGGGATTGGATTACATCGAATCCCACTTAAAATCGCCCTCTCAATCGGCCATAACCCATAAAACCCTTCTTTTGTTGCCCcaccaaggaaaaaaaaaatggggttAATGGCCAATTGGCATTCCACGTGGATCCCACACCCTAATTCCAATGGGGTGTTATAAtgttaatttcttaattaattttcttgttttctgctttttatttgaagttttatttatttcttgtgTTATCATTGGTTCCGccaaagaaattttttttaaaaaaagagccAAAATAGCATGATGGGTAGTAGGGAACAGCTCGCTCTGGTCCTACTTACTATATCTTCATATTGggtttctttttaaaaatttttttagattttcaaattacatttattttattatctcttattatattatttattttttaaatttcttttgtgTCATTGTAAAAAGTAcgataaaatgaaatataggATGTCGCATTTTATGCTCATTTTTTTGGCCAAACATTTTATGctaattgtttatttttaatatatgacTCGATTTTGGAAATATTGACGCCTTCTTTTTCGTGGGCGTGTTGGAAATGCTGATATTTAATTGTTTCTGGAAAAGTACATacaaaaatttcattgaaaGGCAATGCCAGCTAGACAATGGACTCGATCACTTGGTCAAGATTTATAATTGAGTGATGTTTAATCCAACACAAATGTTGACTTGAATGTGGCGATTCGCAAGTAATATTGAAATCAAACTACAATGAAGGAAGGAATCATCGAGCATTCGGATGTTAACTATGTATATGATTATTACAGCcgttttaattattcatttgAATAACTTACGTACCCATAGAACATGAAATCTACTTCAAAAAAGAGGtgcttttaaaaaattaataaagctTGTCAATACCACATATGTTATCGTCAATGAGCCCTAATGGCTCGATTGAATTAGtagctgaaaaataaaataaaatttcaaattttagcgCGCGGAGTTCTTCTAATTTAAGGAATATTCTTTTTGcctattcattttttctttctttaagtAGTTCAGCGTGCATGAGATGTTCCAATATTCTCGACAACCCTTAACCCCGCAGAGCACAGTCTGTAGCCCCCACCTAAGTTAaccttttcattaaatttttatgCGCGCGTgcgcacacacatatatatatatatatatattaattgtttCTATTAAATTACTCTTCATTTGCCTTTTAGGAATATAACATCCTTAATTTCAATATTCTCAAAGGCCACGAACCTTGCAAAAATGAGATTGAATACCaatcaatctatatataacgCCATACTCAATTTCTTgcctttttcttatattaaaattttcactttttctcaAACACAACCAATGTGTTTCCATacatgaaaataagaaaaaccaTCTATTcagttttttattttgcttCGTTATTATGGATATTAATTATTGAGAAGACCCCTTTTGCAGATAAGTGAAGAGGTCCAATCTCTTGGAAAGATTGCAGGCCCTATAGTGATGACCACACTCCTCATATTCTCAAGATCAGTGATCTCAATGCTCTTCTTGGGCCACTTGGGCAAGGTGGAGCTCGCCGGGGGCTCACTGGCCCTCGGGTTCGGGAACATCACTGGTAACTCCATCCTCAAGGGCCTAGCGATTGGGATGGACCCGATTGCAAGCCAAGCGTTCGGTGCCAAGCGATTTTTGGTCCTAAGCCAGACGTACCAAAAGACCCtctgcctcctcctcctcgtatGCGTTCCTATCTCAATCCTTTGGCTCAACATGAAGCCCATCTTCTCGTGGCTCGGACAGGATCCCGAGATCACCAACATCGCACAGGACTACATGGTCTTTTCCGTCCCCGAGCTGTTCGCCCAGGCCTGCCTCCACCCGCTGAGGATCTTCCTGCGGACCCAGGGCCAAACTACTGCGCTTACCATAGCCTGTGTCTGCTCCGTCATCCTCCACCTCCCGATCAACTACATTCTTGTGATTTGCTTCGACATGAAGGTGAAGGGCGTGGCGCTCGCCCTAGCCTGGAACACCATCAACCTGAACCTGGGGCTAGTTGTGTACCTGTTCGTGGCCAGGACGCCCTTGAAACCCTGGCATGGGGCAGGGCCGTCCTCGATCCTCCAGGGCTGGCGGCCCCTGTTGGCCATGGCAGTGCCGAGCTGCGTGTCAGTCTGTCTGGAGTGGTGGTGGTACGAGATCATTCTTTTTCTGTGCGGCATGCTCAGCAATCCCAAGGCCGGTGTGGCGGCCATGGGGATCATGATCCAGACGACGGGCCTCATCTACACGTTTCCGTTCTCCCTTAGCTCCGGCTTGTCGACTAGAATTGGCCAAGCCCTGGGGGCGAACCAACCATCCCGAGCACAGCTAATCTCCATCATCGGGCTGACTGCTGCCACAGCCTTCGGGCTCTCCGCCTCCATCCTCATGACAGCCATGAAGTCCGTATGGGGAAGAATATACACGGACGAGAAGCAGATCCTCGATCTGGTCTCCTCGGCACTCCCGATCTTGGGGCTGTGTGAACTAGGTAACTCTCCACAGACAGCCGCCTGTGGGGTACTGACGGGGACGGCACGGCCCAACGTGGGGGCTCGCATAAACTTATGTTCCTTCTATTTAGTCGGGTTGCCGGTGGCCGTTCTAGCAACCTTCGTGTTCAAATTGGGCTTTCGCGGGCTCTGGTTTGGGTTGTTGGCATCTCAATTTTCATGCGTGGGTTTGATGGCTTACACATTGATTCGGACAGATTGGAAGCATCAAGCCAAGAGGGCTGAAGAGCTGACTTTGGCTGTAGGAATCGCCAATCAGCAGCAAACCGACGACATAGAAACGGGCTTACTATCTGATCAAtgatttttccctttttattttttacaagaTTAATTAAGAgctattcaaaaaaaattcactaaaAGTAAAAGGTACCCTTTGTATGGCAAATTATTTCACCCCGTCATACGTCAACATAGGATTTAATTTGTCAGTTCACCTTTATTTTAACCCTAGTATAGGAGATACAACGTTCGATGTATTTAATTTCTCACATTCTCTTTATCTTTCCTACTTCCCTTCCCCTTTCATTTTCATGGACAAGGTACATAGCATGGATTAAATCGTTGATAATCTCATCTACAATTacgtttttttttccgataaCATCAACATGTTATTTTAAGCAATATGCCTtctcaaatttgaaaaatttggTTAAAGTAAGATTTTGAAAAACACAGTCATCAACTTTTCGTTTATATTACAAAGTTAAATGCATCTAAGGTCCCCCGAAAAAGCTAAATGCACTATACAGGTTCAAGGTAAATCAATTACGGTAAATTTCGCATGCATCCCCTATAGTTTACTATAGTGCCTCATACCCACCCCCATATGAAAATAAGACAAGTATAAACCCCCGGTAAAACTGAAATGGTAGCTTAGGTGCcatgtaaaaattatttgcTGACATGAAACTCAACCAATTCtttaattttggaaaaagttgaaataatatagtaaaaattaaaaatatttgccAAGAGGGAAGGCAGATCGCAAGGTATGGTGCCTGGTCGAAGGCCACCACAGCCCAAGCGAGATGGTCGACGGACTCAATGCCTTTGGCGAGCTCGGACAGGAGACCCGGACTCATATGGGAAACACTGGTCCTTCCCCTGcctaaaattttttgattattcgttattttaaaaattaaaaatcaaatagaTAACCACGTACACGGTATTATATCAAGGTACAAGGGGTGCATCCGAAATTTATCCATTTATTCCCATATATACTAAAATATGTTAGCATGGAGAAAAGGAATGTCGGAAGTAGTACACACTCTTGTCTTGGCATTAAGAAGTTTCGGATTCGATTTGCATTAGTGGGTCTTTCATGctctttatttccttttttttcttttttactctTACTAACCCCATAAATCTTCATgataatcaaaagaaaatttggcTAGGTTAAGTGGTATAATATCCAATAATATTGATTGTAATAATCGGATGCATGTAATAGCAAATTGCATTCTACATGCGAACTTTACTTGTAGTGCAAAAGTTGGTTCGAGACTAATAAGCATCTTGTGGTCACAATCAAAGTGGATATCCAAATAAGATTAATCTTAGTCAATAGACGGagaatatatcatatattataaaattaaaaaaaacattgaTTTTGCACTTGCTGAAATTGTTGTTCGAGTCCTCAGGatcaatttcataaaattcaaCACTTAAGACTGATAATTTCTCCGTCAGTTGGTCTATCGTTGGAAAATGATGAGGTCCTCTCTGAAAATTACGAAAGACTTTGGAGTCCTTCCATTCCATCCCATAGTTCTCTCCGGGCGGTGGGCCCCACGCATTGATGAGCCGGGCAATCGGAGTCTTCTCGCGATTCCACGAAGAATGTATGGGCACGTGCACACGGGATGACAACACTCTCGCGACATGTCCGTAGGATCAAATCTATGACTCCCCCGGTCAAAGCCAGCGACCATCCAACGGCCCGTTTCCAAGCTCGCTGACCTTAGACCACATTCCGATCGAATCAAATAATGACAAGTCAATGGCTTTTCGGACAATATATGCGCAGAAATTACacagtagagagagagagagagagggagaagttTCTTCCATGGCGATTCTCGTTTAAATCAAAGACTGATTAGGTCTTGGATTGCAGTAGATTTCCTCGAATGCGTTCAGGATTCAGAGGAGCTGAGCAATTGATCTCTCGCCGATTCGAATCTGCTTCGTAGATCTCTCCGATAGTCAAATTCTCGACAAGAGTGAGAAGAAGCGAAGACACAGTCCGCGCATCACTCCATGCTGCTCCGGAAATCGAGCTCGGCAGCTCGAGCTTGAGCTCGGCGGTTCCTTTTGTTCTAGAATTGGTTCCGGATTAGGTTCAATTTCAGTAGTCTATGGAGGTAGAGGCCCGAGCGGTCTAGGTTTTGGGTGATGAGAGATGGGGGAAAATGCAGCAGCCTTGCACACGGCGGTGAATGCGGTGCAGGCGCTGGGGCGGGGCTTCGACGTGAACTTCGACACGAGGCTGCTCTACTGTAAGGGAGTTGCCGGGTCCCGCGTGGTCCAAATCGATGACGAACACAGCAGGGATCTGAGGATGTCCGACTTGTTGATGGTCCCCGATGTTTCGAGAGACATTAACGTCTCTTACCCGTCCCAAGGACGGCAACAGTCCGGCATCTACACCTTTGACGAGGTACCCTGCAGCTGAATTTGCTCAGTATTGAGTGTCTCTGATTCGTCATGTGCTAGCTAGCTTCAGTTCCTCATGCTCGtatcttcattttcttaaacGCATGAGCAATATATGTTGCTTCTGACGTGATGTTAAGGTTGTCGAAGCAGTAATAATTGAAGTTAAATGGTTGCCGGCTCTCATGTTCAGATATGGAATTTTTTCTTACTTTCTAATATTCAAGAATGGTGGATGGAATGGTTGTCGAAAGCTTCCCAAGAAAGATGCATGTGTTATTGGCACAATTTTTGGCCTGATTCTAGGGAAAAAAATGTGCACCCCCCAACCCAATCATGTAGGAGTTATATCGTGATGTGGCATTAAAGTTGCTtcatttttatgttaaaaCATAAGGAATTGATTCTTGGAAAAACCTTGGCAATAGATGCTTATGGGTCTGTGTCACTTAGTGGAAGTTACATGGGAGTAGAATTACAGTTGACTTGTTCTGAGAAATCTTTGGGTGTTTACAGATGGTTGAATACTTCAATAAAAAGGCTAGTCTGTCTGGAAGCCCTCCTCTGGGTAGTTTCAATGCTGCATTTAGCTTAACTGGATCGAAGAGTATTGATGTCGCAGCAACAAAGACCCTCTCCATGGATGGGTTTTATATTCCGCTTGCCAAGGTTGAGCTGACCAGAACCAATTTAGTGCTGCAAGAAAATGTTAAAAGGGCAGTTCCAACATTTTGGGACCCACCATCTCTAGCCAGGTATACACATTTtagttttcaaaatatcattaATGGCGTAGTTTAGAGAAAcctgataatatatatatatatattttttattattttgacagTTTTATTGAGAATTTTGGAACGCATGTAATCACATCTATTACGATCGGCGGCAAGGATGTCATATATGTTAAACAGCATCAGTCATCTCCTCTATCAGCAATGGAGATTAAAAGCTATGTGCAAGAGATAGGAAACCAGAGATTTTGTGAAGCAGAGGTTCATGCAACTCCAGGCCAAAAGTTAAAGGATAAGGCTAGTTCCACCATAGtcctcatttttttctccatGACTTATCTATTActtatttcttttctaatgTGACTGAATTATTAACAACCTTTCCCTTTTCAGGGAGTAGATCCTCATTTGTTTAATAGTCAAGGGGTATATCCTCAACCCGGTGCACCATATCTCACCGGAAAAGAAGTAAGAACATGCTGGCAATTTACTTTCTTTTATAAATGATGATTTCCTCTTTTTCAATTGTATGCTAAGCCTGTTGCAAAATTGTAGATGTCAAACACATGCATCTGCTGAAGAGAGTATAGAGGATATAGGAAGGAGATTCAGTTACTACAATGAGGTCAACATTATAAAGATTGGTTCATTTTAATTCTTTTGTATAAGTCTGTCAAGAAGACACATAACACCATAAAATGGTTGTCTTGGTCCAGTTCATACATTTTAGAGTTCTAGACAAGTTTTTTCTCTGTTTACACATTATATGCCTCAAGCGGTTTATGAGTGAAACTCTACATCAAACAGTTGGTGGAGCAAAGTTTATTTATTACCTAGAAGTGATCCAATGTCAGGATATGCTATGCATTGTTACTTATAAGTTATGCGTATACACTGTGAAGCTAATTACTCTGTCCCAACAGTTACTACCGCATCTTGGTATTGTTGACATGCTATTTATCTTGTTATTGCTCAGGACGTTACGGTTATTTTCCGGCGGAGGGGAGGGGATGATCTCGAGCAAAATCATGATCAATGGGCAAGAACTGTCCAATCCTCTCCGGACATCATTGAGATGACCTTTTCCCCTATCTCATCTCTCCTTGATGGAATAACCGGAAAGGAGCACCTAACTAGAGCCATAAATCTTTATCTAGAATGTGAGCAAATTTTGTCCTTTCTGTCATTGTTTTAAAGTCTATCagggaaagaaaatgaaaatacttCTACAGAGACCATGGAAAGCAACTACTGAATTCTTTGATCTTATTCTTCTCAGACAAGCCGCAGATTGAAGAGCTAAGATATTTTCTGGAGTTTCAGATTCCTCGTGTATGGGCTCCATTGCAGGAGAACATCCCAGGACACCCAAGAAAGGAACCTGTTTGTCCTTCTTTGCAATTTAGCATGATGGGGCAGAAACTGTATGTTAGTCAAGAGCAGGTGGCTGacaatttcaattaaaaactCATCATTGTACTCCTTTATGTATAGACCCTTATCTCTAATCAAACGAAGAATTGACAGTGCTCCTCTTATTGCTCAATTGAATTTACAGATATCTGTTGGAAGGAAGCCCGTAACAGGTCTACGGTTACGTCTTGAAGGTATCAAACATAACCGACTCTGCATCCATCTACAACACTTGGCTTCCCTCCCGAAGATCCTCCAACCCTACTGGGATTCTCATGTGGCGATTGGGGCTCCCAAGTGGGTGGGGCCTGAGGAGCAGGACAGCCGTTGGTTTGAGCCAGTCAAATGGAAGAACTTCTCCCACGTCAGCACCGCCCCAGTCGAGAACCCCGAGACCTTCATAGGAGACCTCTCTGGCGTCTTCATTGTGACCGGAGCTCAGCTTGGGGTCTGGGATTTTGGGTCACGCAACGTCCTCTATATGAAACTCCTGTACTCGAGGCTTCCAGGTTGTACGATTCGGAGGTCCCTGTGGGACCATTGCCCGGCCGATAATTACAGCAAAACAAGGAAGACAGCGGCAACTGGGAACAGCCCCGGCTCTGGCTCAGGCGACTCAAGCTCTGCCTCCAATGAAGGGACCACAGCCAACAAGCTGGCGAAGTTTGTTGACATGTCAGAGATGTTCAAGGGCCCCCAAGATCCTCCAGGGCATTGGTTAGTCACAGGGGGAAAGCTCGGGGTTGAGAAGGGGAAAATCATTTTGAGAGTGAAGTATTCCTTGTTGAATTATTGAGTCGAACCTAGGAACAGTTATGTATTTCATGTGCAGTGACAGATTTCTCAGTCGGGTAGATAAAGGTGAGGATGATGTTTGTCGTCGATAATGCAGATGTATGTTCATTATTTGCGTGGAAATTCTTATGAGTTTAGCGAATGAGAGTTGATGCGGGGGGGTGAGGATGTAAAAGTGGGTTTGGATGTGTTGAAGTTGTAGATGTTTCGGTTTTGTTGTAACCTCTTTGTTCTCAATTTTCTGCAGTAATTTGTGGGGAGAGAAAAGGCGAAAAGTACAAAACTTGCCTTGGACACAAAGTTTTAGTAAGATCTATGCATTACACGATTTCATAGTAAGAGCTACGCATTACACAACGGATATAACATTAGCAAATATTAAGAACAAGGCCACCATTTTGGCGACCCCGACAGTCTTTGTTATATTAAAATCGGTTTCCTTCGAAAGTCTGTCCAAACTGCCACTCCGGTGGGACGGCATTGTTGCTGGTGACGATCTGACCGTCACTGGTGGTGACTTTGAAGGAGAGGGACTGGCCATTGAGGTACGAGTTGCTCTGCCAGTTCTGTCCCCAGTTCCTCGTCATTGGAAGCCAGTTGCGGGTCCGAGACCCCTTGACGGACACAGCAACAACATCACCAGCTCCCCCGACATTCGTGATCAAGACCAAGTTGAAGTAGGAGTGCCCGTTTATCGTGAACCTCATTCCACCTTTCTTCACACAACGCACCCTGTCAAGAAATCATATATCCATCATAAAACATACTTTCGTCATTCACTTTTTGC
This genomic window contains:
- the LOC116198069 gene encoding protein DETOXIFICATION 53-like, with amino-acid sequence MCSESEGIVSSCSEQCLGSKEVGECSDNGEEEEEEEEGEEDGDNESTMRSRGGNNLLSRLLRRFPVTENLRKLPFDEISEEVQSLGKIAGPIVMTTLLIFSRSVISMLFLGHLGKVELAGGSLALGFGNITGNSILKGLAIGMDPIASQAFGAKRFLVLSQTYQKTLCLLLLVCVPISILWLNMKPIFSWLGQDPEITNIAQDYMVFSVPELFAQACLHPLRIFLRTQGQTTALTIACVCSVILHLPINYILVICFDMKVKGVALALAWNTINLNLGLVVYLFVARTPLKPWHGAGPSSILQGWRPLLAMAVPSCVSVCLEWWWYEIILFLCGMLSNPKAGVAAMGIMIQTTGLIYTFPFSLSSGLSTRIGQALGANQPSRAQLISIIGLTAATAFGLSASILMTAMKSVWGRIYTDEKQILDLVSSALPILGLCELGNSPQTAACGVLTGTARPNVGARINLCSFYLVGLPVAVLATFVFKLGFRGLWFGLLASQFSCVGLMAYTLIRTDWKHQAKRAEELTLAVGIANQQQTDDIETGLLSDQ
- the LOC116214780 gene encoding MACPF domain-containing protein CAD1-like; amino-acid sequence: MGENAAALHTAVNAVQALGRGFDVNFDTRLLYCKGVAGSRVVQIDDEHSRDLRMSDLLMVPDVSRDINVSYPSQGRQQSGIYTFDEMVEYFNKKASLSGSPPLGSFNAAFSLTGSKSIDVAATKTLSMDGFYIPLAKVELTRTNLVLQENVKRAVPTFWDPPSLASFIENFGTHVITSITIGGKDVIYVKQHQSSPLSAMEIKSYVQEIGNQRFCEAEVHATPGQKLKDKGVDPHLFNSQGVYPQPGAPYLTGKEDVTVIFRRRGGDDLEQNHDQWARTVQSSPDIIEMTFSPISSLLDGITGKEHLTRAINLYLEYKPQIEELRYFLEFQIPRVWAPLQENIPGHPRKEPVCPSLQFSMMGQKLYVSQEQISVGRKPVTGLRLRLEGIKHNRLCIHLQHLASLPKILQPYWDSHVAIGAPKWVGPEEQDSRWFEPVKWKNFSHVSTAPVENPETFIGDLSGVFIVTGAQLGVWDFGSRNVLYMKLLYSRLPGCTIRRSLWDHCPADNYSKTRKTAATGNSPGSGSGDSSSASNEGTTANKLAKFVDMSEMFKGPQDPPGHWLVTGGKLGVEKGKIILRVKYSLLNY